In one Balaenoptera musculus isolate JJ_BM4_2016_0621 chromosome 2, mBalMus1.pri.v3, whole genome shotgun sequence genomic region, the following are encoded:
- the GREM1 gene encoding gremlin-1 isoform X1, whose protein sequence is MPRTRCALRGPGDLVCSKSGALRPADPAPSPGGSCRGRTPRHASRAQAPKARSTDSMSRTAYTVGALLLLLGTLLPASEGKKKGSQGAIPPPDKAQHNDSEQTQSPQQPGSRNRGRGQGRGTAVPGEEVLESSQEALHVTERKYLKRDWCKTQPLKQTIHEEGCNSRTIINRFCYGQCNSFYIPRHIRKEEGSFQSCSFCKPKKFTTMMVTLNCPELQPPTKKKRVTRVKQCRCISIDLD, encoded by the exons ATGCCCCGCACTCGGTGCGCCCTCCGCGGACCGGGCGACCTAGTGTGCAGCAAGAGCGGTGCTCTCCGTCCCGCTGACCCCGCGCCGAGCCCGGGCGGCTCGTGCCGCGGCCGCACACCGCGCCACGCGTCGAGAGCGCAGGCCCCGAAGGCCCGCAGCACTGACAG cATGAGCCGTACGGCCTACACTGTGGGAGCCCTGCTTCTCCTCTTGGGGACCCTGCTGCCGGCTTctgaagggaagaagaaggggTCCCAAGGGGCCATCCCCCCGCCAGACAAGGCCCAGCACAATGACTCGGAACAGACTCAGTCTCCCCAGCAGCCTGGCTCCAGGAaccgggggcggggccaggggcgGGGCACTGCCGTGCCCGGGGAGGAGGTGCTGGAGTCCAGCCAGGAGGCCCTGCATGTGACCGAGCGCAAATACCTGAAGCGAGACTGGTGCAAAACCCAGCCGCTGAAGCAGACCATCCACGAGGAAGGCTGCAACAGCCGCACCATCATCAACCGTTTCTGCTACGGCCAGTGCAACTCCTTCTACATCCCCAGGCACATCCGGAAGGAGGAAGGCTCCTTTCAGTCTTGCTCCTTCTGCAAGCCCAAGAAGTTCACCACCATGATGGTCACGCTCAACTGCCCCGAACTACAGCCACCCACCAAGAAGAAGAGGGTCACTCGTGTCAAGCAGTGTCGTTGCATATCCATCGATTTGGATTAA
- the GREM1 gene encoding gremlin-1 isoform X2 — protein MSRTAYTVGALLLLLGTLLPASEGKKKGSQGAIPPPDKAQHNDSEQTQSPQQPGSRNRGRGQGRGTAVPGEEVLESSQEALHVTERKYLKRDWCKTQPLKQTIHEEGCNSRTIINRFCYGQCNSFYIPRHIRKEEGSFQSCSFCKPKKFTTMMVTLNCPELQPPTKKKRVTRVKQCRCISIDLD, from the coding sequence ATGAGCCGTACGGCCTACACTGTGGGAGCCCTGCTTCTCCTCTTGGGGACCCTGCTGCCGGCTTctgaagggaagaagaaggggTCCCAAGGGGCCATCCCCCCGCCAGACAAGGCCCAGCACAATGACTCGGAACAGACTCAGTCTCCCCAGCAGCCTGGCTCCAGGAaccgggggcggggccaggggcgGGGCACTGCCGTGCCCGGGGAGGAGGTGCTGGAGTCCAGCCAGGAGGCCCTGCATGTGACCGAGCGCAAATACCTGAAGCGAGACTGGTGCAAAACCCAGCCGCTGAAGCAGACCATCCACGAGGAAGGCTGCAACAGCCGCACCATCATCAACCGTTTCTGCTACGGCCAGTGCAACTCCTTCTACATCCCCAGGCACATCCGGAAGGAGGAAGGCTCCTTTCAGTCTTGCTCCTTCTGCAAGCCCAAGAAGTTCACCACCATGATGGTCACGCTCAACTGCCCCGAACTACAGCCACCCACCAAGAAGAAGAGGGTCACTCGTGTCAAGCAGTGTCGTTGCATATCCATCGATTTGGATTAA